A genomic stretch from Apis cerana isolate GH-2021 linkage group LG9, AcerK_1.0, whole genome shotgun sequence includes:
- the LOC107995634 gene encoding glycerol-3-phosphate dehydrogenase [NAD(+)], cytoplasmic isoform X3, which yields MNIAIPDVVEAAKDADILTFVIPHQFIRRICSALLGKIKPTAIGLSLIKGFDKKQGGGIELISHIISKQLHIPVSVLMGANLASEVANEMFCETTIGCKDKNMAPILKDLIETSYFKVVVVEDVDSVECCGALKNIVACGAGFIDGLGLGDNTKAAVMRLGLMEIIKFVNIFFPGGKKSTFFESCGVADLIATCYGGRNRKICEAFVKTGKKISELEKEMLNGQKLQGPFTAEEVNYMLKAKNMENRFPLFTTVHRICIGETMPMELIEHLRNHPEYMNNDVNAPILQLLSPRCHL from the exons atgaat ATTGCAATTCCTGATGTAGTAGAAGCTGCTAAAGATGCAGATATTCTAACTTTTGTAATACCTCATCAATTTATAAGGAGAATATGTAGTGCATTACTTGGAAAAATAAAGCCTACAGCTATTGGCCTTTCTCTTATAAag gGCTTTGATAAAAAGCAAGGAGGAGGTATTGAACTTATTtcacatataatttcaaaacaacTTCACATTCCTGTTTCAGTTTTAATGGGAGCAAATTTGGCTTCTGAAGTAGCAAACGAAATGTTTTGTGAAACTACTattg gTTGCAAGGATAAAAATATGGCTCCTATACTGAAAGATTTAATAGAAAcatcatattttaaagttgTAGTAGTTGAAGATGTTGATTCGGTTGAATGTTGTGGAGCATTAAAG aatATAGTAGCCTGCGGCGCAGGTTTCATCGATGGTTTAGGATTAGGTGATAATACAAAAGCTGCAGTAATGAGATTGGGCcttatggaaataattaaatttgtgaatatttttttccctggTGGAAAAAAATCTACATTTTTTGAAAGTTGTGGAGTAGCAGATCTAATTGCAACTTGTTACGGTGGtcgaaatcgtaaaatttgCGAAGCATTTGTAAAAACGGGCAag AAAATCTCTGAGTTGGAAAAGGAAATGTTGAATGGACAAAAATTGCAAGGTCCTTTTACTGCTGAAGaagtaaattatatgttaaaagcgaaaaatatggaaaacaGATTTCCCCTTTTTACAACTGTACATCGGATTTGTATTGGTGAGACAATGCCTATGGAACTAATTGAACACTTACGCAATCATCCAGAATACAT
- the LOC107995634 gene encoding glycerol-3-phosphate dehydrogenase [NAD(+)], cytoplasmic isoform X2 codes for MAEKLRICIVGSGNWGSTIAKIIGINAANFSNFEDRVTMYVYEEIINGKKLTEIINETHENVKYLPGHKLPPNIIAIPDVVEAAKDADILTFVIPHQFIRRICSALLGKIKPTAIGLSLIKGFDKKQGGGIELISHIISKQLHIPVSVLMGANLASEVANEMFCETTIGCKDKNMAPILKDLIETSYFKVVVVEDVDSVECCGALKNIVACGAGFIDGLGLGDNTKAAVMRLGLMEIIKFVNIFFPGGKKSTFFESCGVADLIATCYGGRNRKICEAFVKTGKKISELEKEMLNGQKLQGPFTAEEVNYMLKAKNMENRFPLFTTVHRICIGETMPMELIEHLRNHPEYIDETRNYQECKCSL; via the exons atggCAGAAAAACTACGTATTTGTATTGTTGGATCAGGAAATTG GGGTTCGACTATCGctaaaataattggaataaatgCTGCTAATTTTAGTAACTTTGAGGATCGCGTTACAATGTATgtttatgaagaaataatcaatggaaaaaaactaacagaaattattaatgagaCACATGAAAATGTAAAGTATCTTCCAGGACATAAGCTTCCGCCCAATATA ATTGCAATTCCTGATGTAGTAGAAGCTGCTAAAGATGCAGATATTCTAACTTTTGTAATACCTCATCAATTTATAAGGAGAATATGTAGTGCATTACTTGGAAAAATAAAGCCTACAGCTATTGGCCTTTCTCTTATAAag gGCTTTGATAAAAAGCAAGGAGGAGGTATTGAACTTATTtcacatataatttcaaaacaacTTCACATTCCTGTTTCAGTTTTAATGGGAGCAAATTTGGCTTCTGAAGTAGCAAACGAAATGTTTTGTGAAACTACTattg gTTGCAAGGATAAAAATATGGCTCCTATACTGAAAGATTTAATAGAAAcatcatattttaaagttgTAGTAGTTGAAGATGTTGATTCGGTTGAATGTTGTGGAGCATTAAAG aatATAGTAGCCTGCGGCGCAGGTTTCATCGATGGTTTAGGATTAGGTGATAATACAAAAGCTGCAGTAATGAGATTGGGCcttatggaaataattaaatttgtgaatatttttttccctggTGGAAAAAAATCTACATTTTTTGAAAGTTGTGGAGTAGCAGATCTAATTGCAACTTGTTACGGTGGtcgaaatcgtaaaatttgCGAAGCATTTGTAAAAACGGGCAag AAAATCTCTGAGTTGGAAAAGGAAATGTTGAATGGACAAAAATTGCAAGGTCCTTTTACTGCTGAAGaagtaaattatatgttaaaagcgaaaaatatggaaaacaGATTTCCCCTTTTTACAACTGTACATCGGATTTGTATTGGTGAGACAATGCCTATGGAACTAATTGAACACTTACGCAATCATCCAGAATACAT
- the LOC107995634 gene encoding glycerol-3-phosphate dehydrogenase [NAD(+)], cytoplasmic isoform X1 encodes MAEKLRICIVGSGNWGSTIAKIIGINAANFSNFEDRVTMYVYEEIINGKKLTEIINETHENVKYLPGHKLPPNIIAIPDVVEAAKDADILTFVIPHQFIRRICSALLGKIKPTAIGLSLIKGFDKKQGGGIELISHIISKQLHIPVSVLMGANLASEVANEMFCETTIGCKDKNMAPILKDLIETSYFKVVVVEDVDSVECCGALKNIVACGAGFIDGLGLGDNTKAAVMRLGLMEIIKFVNIFFPGGKKSTFFESCGVADLIATCYGGRNRKICEAFVKTGKKISELEKEMLNGQKLQGPFTAEEVNYMLKAKNMENRFPLFTTVHRICIGETMPMELIEHLRNHPEYMNNDVNAPILQLLSPRCHL; translated from the exons atggCAGAAAAACTACGTATTTGTATTGTTGGATCAGGAAATTG GGGTTCGACTATCGctaaaataattggaataaatgCTGCTAATTTTAGTAACTTTGAGGATCGCGTTACAATGTATgtttatgaagaaataatcaatggaaaaaaactaacagaaattattaatgagaCACATGAAAATGTAAAGTATCTTCCAGGACATAAGCTTCCGCCCAATATA ATTGCAATTCCTGATGTAGTAGAAGCTGCTAAAGATGCAGATATTCTAACTTTTGTAATACCTCATCAATTTATAAGGAGAATATGTAGTGCATTACTTGGAAAAATAAAGCCTACAGCTATTGGCCTTTCTCTTATAAag gGCTTTGATAAAAAGCAAGGAGGAGGTATTGAACTTATTtcacatataatttcaaaacaacTTCACATTCCTGTTTCAGTTTTAATGGGAGCAAATTTGGCTTCTGAAGTAGCAAACGAAATGTTTTGTGAAACTACTattg gTTGCAAGGATAAAAATATGGCTCCTATACTGAAAGATTTAATAGAAAcatcatattttaaagttgTAGTAGTTGAAGATGTTGATTCGGTTGAATGTTGTGGAGCATTAAAG aatATAGTAGCCTGCGGCGCAGGTTTCATCGATGGTTTAGGATTAGGTGATAATACAAAAGCTGCAGTAATGAGATTGGGCcttatggaaataattaaatttgtgaatatttttttccctggTGGAAAAAAATCTACATTTTTTGAAAGTTGTGGAGTAGCAGATCTAATTGCAACTTGTTACGGTGGtcgaaatcgtaaaatttgCGAAGCATTTGTAAAAACGGGCAag AAAATCTCTGAGTTGGAAAAGGAAATGTTGAATGGACAAAAATTGCAAGGTCCTTTTACTGCTGAAGaagtaaattatatgttaaaagcgaaaaatatggaaaacaGATTTCCCCTTTTTACAACTGTACATCGGATTTGTATTGGTGAGACAATGCCTATGGAACTAATTGAACACTTACGCAATCATCCAGAATACAT